The following are encoded in a window of Peromyscus eremicus chromosome 12, PerEre_H2_v1, whole genome shotgun sequence genomic DNA:
- the Ncbp2 gene encoding LOW QUALITY PROTEIN: nuclear cap-binding protein subunit 2 (The sequence of the model RefSeq protein was modified relative to this genomic sequence to represent the inferred CDS: inserted 2 bases in 1 codon): MSGGLLKALRSDSYVELSEYRDQHFRGDNEEQEKLLKKSCTLYVGNLSFYTTEEQIYELFSKSGDIKKIIMGLDKMKKTACGFCFVEYYSRADAENAMRYINGTRLDDRLIRTDWDAXFKEGRQYGRGRSGGQVRDEYRDDYDAGRGGYGKLAQKQ; this comes from the exons ATGTCCGGTGGCCTCCTGAAGGCGCTGCGCAGCGACTCCTACGTGGAGCTCAGCGAGTACCGGGACCAGCACTTCCGG GGCGACaatgaagaacaagaaaaattactgaagaaaagctgtacattatatgttggaaatctTTCCTTTTATACAACTGAAGAACAGATTTATGAACTCTTCAGCAAAAGTGGTGACATAAAGAAGATCATCATGGGTCTGGATAAAATGAAGAAGACGGCATGTGGGTTCTGTTTTGTGGA ATACTATtcaagagcagatgcagagaacgcCATGAGGTACATAAACGGAACTCGTCTGGATGACCGGCTCATCCGCACAGACTGGGATGC CTTTAAGGAGGGCAGGCAGTATGGACGTGGACGATCTGGGGGTCAG GTTCGAGATGAATATCGGGATGACTACGATGCTGGCAGAGGCGGCTATGGCAAATTGGCACAAAAACAGTGA
- the Ncbp2as2 gene encoding protein NCBP2AS2 gives MIFRRLLAALLHNPQLVERLSESRPIRRAAQLTAFALLQLQLRGHDAARRLRALADQPPGSLGRRVVRFKDTFTQELRRRLRDRPGPPPGHQKGPGANA, from the coding sequence ATGATTTTCCGGCGGTTGCTGGCTGCCCTGCTGCACAACCCGCAGCTGGTGGAGCGGCTTTCCGAGTCGCGGCCCATCCGGCGGGCGGCGCAGCTCACGGCCTTCGCGCTGCTGCAGCTGCAACTGCGCGGCCACGACGCGGCCCGCCGTCTGCGAGCCCTCGCGGATCAGCCCCCGGGCTCCTTGGGTCGCCGCGTCGTGCGGTTCAAGGACACCTTCACCCAGGAACTCCGCCGCCGCCTCCGGGACCGTCCAGGACCACCCCCAGGTCATCAGAAGGGCCCGGGCGCCAACGCGTAA
- the Pigz gene encoding GPI mannosyltransferase 4 isoform X2, protein MAARVIWVSLGLLRVLWCLLPQTGYIHPDEFFQSPEVMAEDILGVQASRPWEFYPSSSCRTVVFPLLTSGSTFWLLRLWEELGLWPGLVSGYMLLVGPRLLLTTLSFALDWAVYYLAPLWGADRWNAMCLLSGSYVTLVFYTRTFSNTIEGLLFTWLLVLVSPYVAWGPKSEKPTPGPWWHSCLLGAIVVAGFFNRPTFLAFTLAPLSLWGIHRALEPGVKALMQEALAFLPGAALAAMLFITTDSWYFSSLSTSGSLVLTPVNFLSYNLDPQNLARHGTHARLTHLAVNGFLLFGVLHAQALRAAWQHLHSCLRVLPQTGFLGVLGARSSSKSYLLLLYFTPLLLLSAFSHQEARFLIPLIVPLVLLCSPQTHPIPWKGTLVLFNALGALVFGCLHQGGLVPGLKYLEHIVHAPVLPGTTTHYTLLFAHTYMPPRHLLHLSGLGSPVEVVDMGGAEDRVLCQALNNFSRQPACQMAGGPQLCRLFVVTPGTNRHALEKCSFPLKNETLLFPHLTLEDPPALSSLLSRAWRNHLSLHVIELEGKPVVTKEPWLRSQP, encoded by the exons ATGGCAGCCAGGGTGATCTGGGTTAGCCTCGGCCTGCTTCGAGTCTTGTGGTGTCTCCTCCCCCAGACTGGCTACATACACCCAGATGAGTTCTTCCAGTCCCCCGAGGTCATGGCAG AGGACATCCTGGGTGTGCAGGCTTCACGGCCCTGGGAGTTTTACCCCAGCAGCTCCTGCCGCACCGTGGTCTTCCCACTGCTGACCTCTGGCTCTACCTTCTGGTTGCTCAGGCTCTGGGAAGAGCTGGGGCTCTGGCCTGGTCTGGTGAGTGGCTACATGCTGCTGGTGGGGCCCCGACTCCTCCTCACTACCCTCTCCTTTGCCCTGGACTGGGCTGTGTACTATCTGGCCCCACTGTGGGGGGCAGATCGCTGGAATGCCATGTGCCTGCTGTCGGGGTCCTATGTCACCCTGGTTTTCTACACAAGGACCTTCTCCAACACCATTGAGGGACTGCTCTTCACCTGGCTGCTGGTGCTGGTGTCCCCTTATGTGGCATGGGGTCCCAAATCAGAGAAGCCTACCCCAGGTCCATGGTGGCACAGCTGCCTTCTTGGCGCTATCGTGGTGGCTGGCTTCTTCAATCGGCCAACCTTTCTAGCCTTTACTCtggcccccctctctctctggggCATTCACAGGGCCTTGGAACCTGGCGTCAAGGCCCTAATGCAGGAGGCCCTGGCGTTCCTGCCAGGGGCTGCTCTTGCTGCAATGCTGTTTATAACCACGGACAGCTGGTACTTCTCCAGCCTCTCGACATCCGGTAGCCTTGTCCTCACACCTGTCAACTTCTTGTCCTACAACCTGGATCCCCAAAACCTTGCAAGGCACGGCACGCATGCGCGGCTCACTCACCTGGCGGTCAATGGCTTCCTGCTCTTTGGGGTACTGCACGCTCAGGCCCTGCGGGCTGCATGGCAGCATCTCCACAGCTGCCTCCGTGTGCTCCCGCAGACGGGCTTCTTGGGGGTGCTGGGTGCACGGTCTAGCTCCAAATCttatctcctcctcctctacttcACACCCCTGCTCCTGCTATCTGCCTTCAGCCACCAAGAGGCCAGATTCCTGATTCCCCTCATAGTCCCGCTAGTCCTGCTTTGCAGTCCACAAACCCACCCTATACCCTGGAAGGGGACCCTGGTCCTCTTCAATGCTCTAGGGGCTCTCGTCTTTGGCTGCCTGCATCAGGGAGGTTTGGTACCTGGCCTGAAGTACTTGGAGCACATAGTCCACGCACCTGTCCTGCCAGGCACGACCACCCACTACACACTTCTCTTCGCTCACACCTACATGCCTCCCCGGCACCTCCTACACCTCTCCGGCCTGGGATCGCCTGTGGAGGTGGTGGACATGGGTGGCGCtgaggaccgggtcctgtgccaAGCCTTGAACAACTTCAGCAGACAACCAGCCTGCCAAATGGCTGGTGGGCCACAGCTCTGCCGACTCTTTGTGGTAACTCCCGGGACCAACAGGCATGCTCTGGAGAAGTGCAGTTTTCCTCTCAAGAATGAGACTCTCTTGTTTCCCCACTTGACCCTGGAGGACCCTCCAGCCCTGTCCTCTCTGCTCAGCCGGGCTTGGAGGAACCATCTTAGTCTTCACGTCATAGAGCTGGAGGGGAAGCCTGTTGTGACAAAGGAGCCATGGCTCAGGAGCCAGCCATAG
- the Pigz gene encoding GPI mannosyltransferase 4 isoform X1 yields the protein MAARVIWVSLGLLRVLWCLLPQTGYIHPDEFFQSPEVMAGVHQHTQLENKNHGMGDLTLPQGSTEDILGVQASRPWEFYPSSSCRTVVFPLLTSGSTFWLLRLWEELGLWPGLVSGYMLLVGPRLLLTTLSFALDWAVYYLAPLWGADRWNAMCLLSGSYVTLVFYTRTFSNTIEGLLFTWLLVLVSPYVAWGPKSEKPTPGPWWHSCLLGAIVVAGFFNRPTFLAFTLAPLSLWGIHRALEPGVKALMQEALAFLPGAALAAMLFITTDSWYFSSLSTSGSLVLTPVNFLSYNLDPQNLARHGTHARLTHLAVNGFLLFGVLHAQALRAAWQHLHSCLRVLPQTGFLGVLGARSSSKSYLLLLYFTPLLLLSAFSHQEARFLIPLIVPLVLLCSPQTHPIPWKGTLVLFNALGALVFGCLHQGGLVPGLKYLEHIVHAPVLPGTTTHYTLLFAHTYMPPRHLLHLSGLGSPVEVVDMGGAEDRVLCQALNNFSRQPACQMAGGPQLCRLFVVTPGTNRHALEKCSFPLKNETLLFPHLTLEDPPALSSLLSRAWRNHLSLHVIELEGKPVVTKEPWLRSQP from the exons ATGGCAGCCAGGGTGATCTGGGTTAGCCTCGGCCTGCTTCGAGTCTTGTGGTGTCTCCTCCCCCAGACTGGCTACATACACCCAGATGAGTTCTTCCAGTCCCCCGAGGTCATGGCAG gtgtgcaccagcacactCAGCTTGAGAACAAGAACCATGGCATGGGGGACCTAACTCTGCCACAGGGCTCAACAG AGGACATCCTGGGTGTGCAGGCTTCACGGCCCTGGGAGTTTTACCCCAGCAGCTCCTGCCGCACCGTGGTCTTCCCACTGCTGACCTCTGGCTCTACCTTCTGGTTGCTCAGGCTCTGGGAAGAGCTGGGGCTCTGGCCTGGTCTGGTGAGTGGCTACATGCTGCTGGTGGGGCCCCGACTCCTCCTCACTACCCTCTCCTTTGCCCTGGACTGGGCTGTGTACTATCTGGCCCCACTGTGGGGGGCAGATCGCTGGAATGCCATGTGCCTGCTGTCGGGGTCCTATGTCACCCTGGTTTTCTACACAAGGACCTTCTCCAACACCATTGAGGGACTGCTCTTCACCTGGCTGCTGGTGCTGGTGTCCCCTTATGTGGCATGGGGTCCCAAATCAGAGAAGCCTACCCCAGGTCCATGGTGGCACAGCTGCCTTCTTGGCGCTATCGTGGTGGCTGGCTTCTTCAATCGGCCAACCTTTCTAGCCTTTACTCtggcccccctctctctctggggCATTCACAGGGCCTTGGAACCTGGCGTCAAGGCCCTAATGCAGGAGGCCCTGGCGTTCCTGCCAGGGGCTGCTCTTGCTGCAATGCTGTTTATAACCACGGACAGCTGGTACTTCTCCAGCCTCTCGACATCCGGTAGCCTTGTCCTCACACCTGTCAACTTCTTGTCCTACAACCTGGATCCCCAAAACCTTGCAAGGCACGGCACGCATGCGCGGCTCACTCACCTGGCGGTCAATGGCTTCCTGCTCTTTGGGGTACTGCACGCTCAGGCCCTGCGGGCTGCATGGCAGCATCTCCACAGCTGCCTCCGTGTGCTCCCGCAGACGGGCTTCTTGGGGGTGCTGGGTGCACGGTCTAGCTCCAAATCttatctcctcctcctctacttcACACCCCTGCTCCTGCTATCTGCCTTCAGCCACCAAGAGGCCAGATTCCTGATTCCCCTCATAGTCCCGCTAGTCCTGCTTTGCAGTCCACAAACCCACCCTATACCCTGGAAGGGGACCCTGGTCCTCTTCAATGCTCTAGGGGCTCTCGTCTTTGGCTGCCTGCATCAGGGAGGTTTGGTACCTGGCCTGAAGTACTTGGAGCACATAGTCCACGCACCTGTCCTGCCAGGCACGACCACCCACTACACACTTCTCTTCGCTCACACCTACATGCCTCCCCGGCACCTCCTACACCTCTCCGGCCTGGGATCGCCTGTGGAGGTGGTGGACATGGGTGGCGCtgaggaccgggtcctgtgccaAGCCTTGAACAACTTCAGCAGACAACCAGCCTGCCAAATGGCTGGTGGGCCACAGCTCTGCCGACTCTTTGTGGTAACTCCCGGGACCAACAGGCATGCTCTGGAGAAGTGCAGTTTTCCTCTCAAGAATGAGACTCTCTTGTTTCCCCACTTGACCCTGGAGGACCCTCCAGCCCTGTCCTCTCTGCTCAGCCGGGCTTGGAGGAACCATCTTAGTCTTCACGTCATAGAGCTGGAGGGGAAGCCTGTTGTGACAAAGGAGCCATGGCTCAGGAGCCAGCCATAG